AACCTGCCCGTGTCGGCCGGCACGATCTCGATCATGCGGTCGATCATCTCCTGCGGGTCCATCTTCCCTTCGGGTGTCGCGAAGAAGTCGTCGAAGCCCTTGCGCAGGTCGGCGCGCTTGGTGAAGTTGCGGGCGTCGTCGAGCCAGCGGAAGGCGTTGTCCGCCATGGTCTCGTTGTAGCCCGTGTAGTAGGCGCCCGGATTGATCGTCTGGATCTTGATGCCGTGCGGCCTGAGCTCCTGCTGCAGCGCCTCGGCGATCGATTCCAGCGCATGCTTGGTCGAGACGTAGGTGCCCCAGTTCGCGGGCGTGAAGAGACCGCCCATCGACGAGGTGAACACCACCTTGCCCGGTGTCTTGCGGCTCACCCACTTCTGCACGACGCCCTGCGTCAGCACCAGCGGCAGGAAGACGTTGATCTCGAAATTGCGCCGGACCAGTTCGATCGGGATCTCCCAGACCGGTCCGCTCTCGCCCTGGCCGGCGTTGTTCCAGAGCACGTCGAAGTCCCAGGTCAGCGCCTGAGCGATGTCGAAGCGGTCGGTCAGATCGAGCCGCTCGACGCGGAGGTTGGAAAGTCCGAGCGATTTCGCCTTCTCGCGCAGCGGCGTGACCTGCGGCGACACCTGCACGGTGGCGATCACCTGGTGTCCGTTCCGGGCCATGCCGATGGCGGCGGCTTCGCCGAAGCCGCTGCCCGCGCCGGTGATGAGGATGGTCTTGCTCATGAAAGTGCTCCTTCGGAGGGTTGGGTTGAGGTTGGATTCGAGAAGGACTCGGTGCTCAGGCCGGGAGTGCCGCGGCCGCGGCCTGGGCGATATCGAGGTCCTGCGCCACGGCGCCGCCGGAGACGCCGACCGCACCGAGCAGGGCGCCGCCCGGGTCGCGCAGCGGGACGCCGCCCGCGAAGACGACGAGAACGCCGTTGGTGAGCTCCAGGCCCGGCGAGGTGCCGCCGGGCCGGCAGAACTCGCCGACGGTTTCGGTGCTC
This region of Variovorax sp. TBS-050B genomic DNA includes:
- a CDS encoding SDR family oxidoreductase, translating into MSKTILITGAGSGFGEAAAIGMARNGHQVIATVQVSPQVTPLREKAKSLGLSNLRVERLDLTDRFDIAQALTWDFDVLWNNAGQGESGPVWEIPIELVRRNFEINVFLPLVLTQGVVQKWVSRKTPGKVVFTSSMGGLFTPANWGTYVSTKHALESIAEALQQELRPHGIKIQTINPGAYYTGYNETMADNAFRWLDDARNFTKRADLRKGFDDFFATPEGKMDPQEMIDRMIEIVPADTGRFRNVVPKAIEDMLKLHQHSAWENTI